In the Xyrauchen texanus isolate HMW12.3.18 chromosome 47, RBS_HiC_50CHRs, whole genome shotgun sequence genome, GTGGACAAACAAATTGCTTGCCGCTAGAGTTTTGTTGCGTTGCACCTGGTTTGAAAAGTGGTCACAAAACCCTAACATCTTTTCCTTTTGGTTACCCCTTAGCTGACCCAGAGCTGTTCGAGGTGCCTGGTCCCCTCATTGAAGAGGAGTATGAGAAAGAACTAGCTAACAAAGAACTGAAGAAACAGCTTTGCCCATATGCCGCCGTTGGCGAATGTCGCTATGGCCTTAACTGTGCCTATCTCCACGGTGACGTTTGCGACATGTGCGGTCTGCAGGTGCTCCACCCTACCGACACCTCTCAGCGCTCGCAACACATCAGGGTGAGTCGTGGATTAAATTCccattttgtgaattttttttttaagtctgcaCAGCATTTAAGAGTAAAAATGTGCTGTACTATTTATAAACGGCAGGCTTGCATTGAGGCTCACGAGAAGGACATGGAGATCTCGTTTGCCATCCAGCGTAGTAAGGACATGATGTGTGGTGTGTGCATGGAGGTGGTGTTCGAGAAAACCAATCCCAGTGAACGCCGTTTCGGCATTCTCTCCAACTGCAGCCACTGTTATTGCCTCAAGTGCATCAGGAAATGGCGGAGCGCCAAGCAGTTCGAGAGCAAGATCATAAAGTAAGTCTATCCTTAGGATAATTAAACGTGTATTAAGATGAAAGGGACTCTGGGGAggctcttaaaaaaaataattgtacgaTTATTGTACTAATTTTATTAAACTTAGATTGAGTTTAATTTGTCTTGGACATGGAAAATTCCTTTGAAGAGACATTTGAGGGttcacttaatttttttctttgtcaGGTCCTGCCCAGAGTGTCGAATCACATCCAACTTTGTCATACCAAGCGAATACTGGGTGGAAGACAAGGAGGAGAAGAAGCAACTCATTCAGAAGTACAAGGATGGCATGGGGTACATGAATGAGGATTCAtttttaacacaaataattaaatttgactgccaaatgacaaaaaagcaacaaatgtatcataaaagtgtACCATATGACAATTCGTAGCTTTGTGTGATGCACCGACAGAAGTGTAAGTTGTTGTTAATctttagttttaaaataaaatatggcaCTATTAAACGAAGTGCATCGCAGTTGACATCAGTGACGTTTGGTCATGAGTCATGCAAGAACCGATGATGTTTGCCATCAAATAGTGTCAACACACCATTTTTGTAGTCCATTTCAGTGCTTTGATGGAGGACAACATTGGTGAGAGACTGAGGGTATATAATGACTATTGCCTTAAGGCCGAAGCACTGTTGTGAGAGTGGCCAAAACGTGCATGTTTATGTAGTGATCAGTTAGCTAAATAATTTTTATCTGTGTCCTTACCAGGACTAAACCATGTCGATATTTTGATGAAGGCCGTGGGACATGTCCATTTGGGGCCAACTGCTTTTATAAGCATGCGTTTCCTGATGGACGTCTGGAGGAACCTCAACCCCAGCGGAGAAAGACTGGCTCCAGTGGAAGAAACCGGGTAAAGCTTCTACTGAAGTCTAACAGTCTTTTGACATTAGTGCCAGATTCAGTCTTGGCGTTTGTGAAAGCATATCATTTTACTAAAATGTGCAATGACGTAAAAAGTATTTGATCAAGGGAACTCTATTGAGCCATTAACAAAATCTGTCCATGTATGCAGAACTCAAGAAGGACGCCACTCTGGGATCTTTTGGACGGGCGGGAGCACAGTGACTCCTTTGACAATGAAGACGAGGAGATGGTGACATTTGAGCTTAGCGAGATGCTTCTCATGCTTCTGGCTGCCGGTACCGACGATGATGTCACCGACTCTGAAGATGAGTGGGACTTGTTCCACGAAGAGCTGGACGATTACTACGAGCTTTACCTATAGCACCCCTTTCTCTAAATTTCCCTGACTGTCTCCTAGACTAACCTTTCCCTGTTTACTCTATTTCTATCCCTAATAGAAACTAGACAGGACTGTCTTGTGTGTCTGATGGGCAGTAGTGTCTTTTTCCCCTCTGTTGTGGCAGTGCCTTTCAACAGGCCATTAAAAACAATGAATTCATTTCAAATTCAATTAATGAATATAAAACCGAAGTCAAAAGACATAAAGGTATGTGCTAAATTTTTTTCTAGAACGCCTTCTCAATTCTGTGAGTCAGTCCATGTCTGGTTAATGTGCTAGAAATAACATATAAAAGAGCAACAAAATAGTATGTAATTTAAAAATTGCAAGAAAGGACACTAAGTTATATATAAAATTGAAAAAGATATAGCTAATGAACCTCACTGAGTTTATTATCATGTGTgggtttgaaatgtttatcattgaTTGTGAGGATACAGCAACTGTATATGAGTTAACTTACTGGTGGCTGTAGATGCTTGTGATATTTCAGAAATATCCCTTATTCTCATGCACTGATTCTTACTGGGTGGGACGTGGTGGTGAGCTTCCTTGATGTCACAAATGCACTTGTTAATGTACACAGGGGCAACTCCACATCCTTAATGTAATGTCCTTTTATTCCTTTTTATTAAATTATCCACCAAGTTGTTTTGTACTTGTTTAGCTGTACCTGATTAGCTGTGGTATCCAATGGAAGTCCCACCTAGGAAATTGCACCGATAGTTTTGTGAATCTGGACTCCAAAAGCAGACTTAAATGCATTTGAATATGAAGCTGAATGTTTCATCGGTTTAACTGTCTATTCATTGTAAATCTGTTTTGCTTCAGTAAGTATTGCATATTAAGCTCAGCTGGATGTAGTCAAACCACAAACACCCAATTGTTATTCAGTTCTTGTCGAACTTGGTTGATATGCATATGTTTATACAGATGTGCTCATTTTCTATGGTTCAGAACCATCCAATGTAACTTGAAATTAAagtttattatcaaaatattcaGTTTGTGTGGCATTTAATCTGAACTGTATCACTTACATATTCATAattatcagggttgggagggttactttataAATGCATGACAGATTAgcaatatatgctgtaaaatgtcatttgtaacataatactcaaggtcagtaatgtattctaaatactttggattacttcttcagaacaggttcagaactggtAGATTTGTTTTCAATTGAATTGACTATAAAAGCTCTGCATATTccgtattttgtcttactgtactgacagtgttgtttctaaaacgagatcaatcaaactgatcttgttttaagaatttctttgatattttgacaggaaaataataatattttattttatcaaacaACATGCACTGGTACCACTTTCTCTTCCGATTCCTATATCGGACATCTAAGTATcggccgatccgataccagtgttttttTGCATAGTCTGtttagaatatttttacattattgtgtggaactaattgggtgtgctcttttaatatgtaaagaaacacaaacctcaaactacgcattattttaatataaatgtatagcttaagaagcactttattattaactagcatactggataatgtagcagcaaatttaacagtaattccaagtcatcagtagaaaagaagcctttttttcttttttttttctccaaagatTTTCAGCTTGTATCTGGATTTTAAAGTAGATCTctcttttgttcaatttagttgtaagatatcagctcacttttcattcacactgtTATTTTTTGGAAACCATTCAACTTTCAACATTCAAATttgtttaattataataatagtctATTATATAGTAATATAGCTCAATCATTCAAACCTTTTGTCACGGATccaccggtctctctctctccctcactgccgTCACAGCGCTCACTCTCTACATGCACCTTCATATCATTAGCGTCTAATCAAGGATTGCAtaggctcgtcggaccgatacctgaTCCGTTTAAAGATGTCagtaaatacataatcccattacatgtattccattactccccaaccctgataaTTAGCCTTGCTGAGGTTTGCAGGTATATCGAGTATGCATATATACTTTATGAGCCTTCTATGGTTCCGCCaactacggctccgcctccggagcctcccgagcctctcccggctccgcctcctgagcctcccacagctctgtctccggagcctccctcagctctgccttcagagcccccctcagttccgcctcctgagcctcccacggctccgtcaacca is a window encoding:
- the LOC127639013 gene encoding probable E3 ubiquitin-protein ligase makorin-1; translation: MAEAAAASTAAPAVIGGWTKHVTCRYFMHGLCKEGDNCRYLHDLSSCKPTMTCKFFQKGYCAFGDRCRYEHTKPAKQDEVPSSKPSVPLTAAPLASTPDPVSDGTGGTTGTQEKPQSSGAVDWVNAAEFVPGQPYCGRADPELFEVPGPLIEEEYEKELANKELKKQLCPYAAVGECRYGLNCAYLHGDVCDMCGLQVLHPTDTSQRSQHIRACIEAHEKDMEISFAIQRSKDMMCGVCMEVVFEKTNPSERRFGILSNCSHCYCLKCIRKWRSAKQFESKIIKSCPECRITSNFVIPSEYWVEDKEEKKQLIQKYKDGMGTKPCRYFDEGRGTCPFGANCFYKHAFPDGRLEEPQPQRRKTGSSGRNRNSRRTPLWDLLDGREHSDSFDNEDEEMVTFELSEMLLMLLAAGTDDDVTDSEDEWDLFHEELDDYYELYL